In Anaerobacillus isosaccharinicus, one genomic interval encodes:
- a CDS encoding manganese catalase family protein, with product MFYHVKELQYHAKPERPDPIYAKKLQEVLGGQFGEISVALQYLFQGWSFRGDEKYRDLLMDTGTEELAHIEMLSTMIARLLDGAPVGDLEEAAKDPVLGAILGGMNPQHAIVSGLGAMPVDSVGNPWTASYINASGNLLADFRMNLTYESQGRLQAVRLYEMTNDRGVKDMLSFLIARDTMHQNMWKAAIAELEAQENIVVPSTFPRELEKQEVSYAFFNLSRGEESSQGRWASGPSMDRMGQFTYVAEPYPFAKKPKLNPPPPYTHNTMLPKTPRHQPPSMY from the coding sequence TTGTTCTACCATGTTAAAGAATTACAATACCATGCCAAACCGGAAAGACCTGACCCGATTTACGCTAAGAAACTCCAAGAAGTTCTAGGTGGTCAATTTGGAGAAATTTCAGTTGCTCTACAATACTTGTTTCAAGGATGGAGCTTTCGAGGAGATGAAAAATATCGTGATCTTCTTATGGATACAGGGACTGAGGAACTAGCCCATATCGAAATGTTATCTACGATGATTGCCCGTCTCCTTGATGGAGCCCCTGTTGGAGATCTTGAAGAAGCAGCAAAAGATCCTGTACTAGGTGCCATATTAGGCGGTATGAACCCACAACACGCCATCGTATCTGGACTTGGAGCAATGCCTGTAGACAGTGTTGGTAACCCTTGGACGGCCAGCTACATTAATGCGAGTGGCAATTTACTAGCTGATTTCCGAATGAATTTAACCTATGAATCACAGGGACGACTCCAAGCAGTACGACTTTATGAAATGACGAATGACCGAGGCGTTAAGGATATGCTCTCATTCTTAATCGCTCGAGATACGATGCACCAAAATATGTGGAAAGCAGCCATCGCTGAGTTAGAAGCACAAGAAAACATCGTTGTGCCTAGTACATTCCCGCGCGAGTTAGAAAAGCAAGAAGTGTCGTATGCATTCTTTAATTTATCAAGAGGCGAGGAAAGTAGTCAGGGACGGTGGGCTTCTGGTCCAAGTATGGATAGAATGGGCCAATTTACGTATGTTGCAGAGCCCTATCCTTTTGCGAAAAAACCTAAACTAAATCCACCGCCACCATATACACATAATACAATGCTACCTAAAACACCCCGCCATCAACCTCCTAGTATGTATTAA
- a CDS encoding class I SAM-dependent methyltransferase — protein sequence MKVLEDTGERMIPKNMKILNGSLLEHVARYYFSTPYVHGRVLDIACGTGYGGQMVAKDRKHVIEEMIGVDIDEDTIKYAKQHYYHPLLKFIKGDASDPMLPRKLGTFDTILSFETIEHVADDLFFIKNLYNLLKPGGKLVISTPFGEGRGIPCGQPFHVHQLTKEEFANLFTDFSEVEIYYQRGVTIEPPREGVHYPIGVAVCQK from the coding sequence ATGAAAGTGTTAGAGGATACGGGGGAAAGAATGATCCCTAAAAATATGAAGATATTAAATGGGTCATTATTAGAGCATGTGGCTAGATATTATTTCTCTACTCCCTATGTTCATGGGCGAGTATTAGATATTGCCTGCGGTACTGGTTATGGCGGACAAATGGTCGCTAAGGATCGCAAACATGTGATTGAGGAAATGATCGGTGTTGATATTGATGAAGATACAATAAAATATGCTAAGCAACATTACTACCATCCTCTTCTCAAATTTATCAAAGGGGATGCTTCAGATCCTATGCTTCCTCGGAAATTAGGAACGTTTGATACGATTTTAAGCTTTGAGACGATCGAGCATGTTGCAGATGATTTGTTTTTTATTAAAAACTTGTACAACTTACTCAAGCCTGGGGGGAAATTAGTTATTTCAACTCCTTTTGGAGAAGGTAGAGGGATTCCATGTGGACAGCCCTTCCATGTCCACCAACTTACAAAAGAAGAGTTTGCAAATCTTTTTACCGACTTTTCAGAAGTAGAAATTTATTATCAACGGGGAGTTACGATTGAACCACCTAGAGAAGGGGTACACTACCCAATTGGAGTTGCGGTTTGTCAGAAATAG
- the fdhD gene encoding formate dehydrogenase accessory sulfurtransferase FdhD: MFNKMCPEEYPINLYINSRNLLTIQLTEVDLEDWAIGYMYAEGIIESPEEVKKMNIDPYRGNIHVDLGNSIDMDVFLQKKQTITAGCGRGVTFRSLKEMGNFKKVQEARSISTTFLREKMRDMYKKTPLYHQTGGMHAACIIDQNGEMIVREDIGRHNAVDKVIGAALKKGLQGKDCVIMTTGRISMEMCSKVARYGIGVAASRTASTNLAVALAKELNVDLVGYVRGQSAFVYTDGKHILKAVNE, encoded by the coding sequence ATGTTTAATAAAATGTGTCCAGAAGAGTATCCAATTAATTTATATATAAATTCTCGTAATCTATTAACGATTCAGTTAACTGAAGTTGATTTAGAAGATTGGGCAATTGGCTACATGTATGCAGAAGGAATTATTGAATCGCCTGAAGAGGTGAAAAAAATGAATATTGATCCTTACCGTGGCAATATTCATGTTGATTTAGGAAATAGCATTGACATGGATGTATTTTTGCAAAAAAAACAAACGATTACTGCTGGCTGTGGTAGAGGTGTAACTTTCCGTTCTTTAAAAGAGATGGGTAACTTTAAAAAAGTACAAGAAGCTCGCAGTATTTCTACTACCTTTTTAAGGGAAAAAATGCGAGATATGTACAAGAAAACTCCTCTTTATCACCAAACAGGTGGAATGCATGCTGCTTGTATCATTGATCAAAATGGCGAGATGATTGTGCGCGAAGATATTGGTAGACATAATGCGGTAGATAAAGTTATTGGTGCAGCCTTGAAAAAAGGCCTACAAGGAAAAGACTGTGTCATTATGACGACTGGTCGAATTTCGATGGAAATGTGTTCGAAAGTGGCTCGTTATGGAATTGGTGTAGCAGCTTCAAGAACAGCTTCTACTAATCTCGCAGTTGCCTTAGCAAAAGAATTAAATGTTGATTTAGTAGGATATGTTCGAGGGCAATCTGCATTCGTTTATACAGACGGCAAACACATTCTTAAAGCAGTAAACGAATAA
- the fdh gene encoding formate dehydrogenase, protein MITRRDFLKRTGAVTAGATIAAVGGINVKPVQAQVTKIKLQAKEGRQVPSVCPYCSVGCGMIITESEGKIINIEGNPDSPINLGSLCPKGAAAYQLAVNDERPQKVLYRAPHATTWETKPLEWAMERIAQKMKEDRDNSFIETQDGKLVNVNPSFASLGGSTLENEWNYIHAKLMRGLGVVNVENHARIUHSSTVPGLGASFGRGGATTTPRDLAESDCIVIMGSNFAENHPVGYRFILQARDKGAKVIHIDPRFTRTSAMSTDYVPMRSGTDITFLGALINYMIQNDKYFKEYVVNYTNAPFIVREEFKDTEDLDGIFSGFDPEKKSYDNSSWAYEREELVVLEGEPANLSERLAKEKLQGRPKRDESLQHPRSVFQLMKKHYARYTPEMVEDICGTPKEDFLMVAEALATNSNPERTSSFCYAMGWTQHTYGVQCIRAGSILQGILGNMGRPGGGILALRGHANVQGATDLSTLWNSLPGYLDMPAKARNHETLEDFLRAQQRATGFWQNYPKYLVSLLKAWYGDAATPENDFGYDAIPKTLGNHSHYRMFEDAYNGIIKGMIIMGQNPAVGGQNASFHRKALANLDWLVVKDPFLIETATFWYEAPEITNGTVKIEDIGTEVFYMPSSVFAETEGSFTNTSRIIQTKEKAADPPGDCRSDIWFTYELGKRLKELYKDSTAKRDWGINNLTWDYEPDVNPRFKIQEPSEHKIIKEINGFDVATGAPLATFGALQDDGSTACGCWIYTGVLPEETVNRGASRKGDDYVALDWGFAWPANRRVLYNRASARPDGKPWSERKKYVWWDEAEKKWTGYDVPDFAATKAPDTPAVVGGIGLAAHSGSDPFLMLPDGVIQLFAPAGVTDGPLPTHYEPPDTPVASNLLHPKYTHSPTAVIFENIPNNKVHGANNPDYPFVITTYRVTEHHLSGAMTRWLPWLAELMPELFLEISPELAKDLGVDNKEFVTIETARGKIEARALVTKRMRPLKIDGKIVHTVGMPIHWGYSGGATGSVPNDLSAIVADPNVYIHSSKAFTCNVRKGRLPGGVA, encoded by the coding sequence ATGATTACACGCCGCGATTTTTTGAAGCGTACAGGTGCTGTAACAGCAGGCGCAACAATTGCTGCTGTTGGTGGGATTAATGTTAAACCTGTCCAAGCACAAGTAACGAAAATAAAGCTTCAGGCGAAAGAAGGAAGACAGGTTCCAAGTGTATGTCCATACTGTTCTGTTGGTTGCGGTATGATTATCACTGAATCTGAAGGAAAGATTATTAACATTGAGGGAAATCCTGATAGTCCAATTAACTTAGGATCTCTATGTCCAAAGGGAGCTGCAGCATATCAGCTTGCCGTAAACGATGAAAGGCCTCAAAAAGTTTTATATCGTGCTCCACATGCAACAACTTGGGAAACAAAGCCATTAGAATGGGCAATGGAGCGTATCGCTCAAAAGATGAAAGAAGATCGTGATAATAGTTTCATTGAGACTCAAGATGGAAAGCTTGTAAATGTTAATCCATCATTTGCTTCACTGGGTGGTTCAACATTAGAAAATGAGTGGAACTACATTCATGCTAAATTAATGCGTGGTTTAGGTGTTGTCAATGTTGAAAACCATGCCCGTATATGACACAGTTCTACTGTACCCGGTCTGGGTGCATCGTTTGGTCGCGGTGGTGCGACGACAACACCTCGAGATTTAGCTGAGAGTGATTGTATTGTTATTATGGGTTCTAACTTTGCGGAAAATCATCCAGTAGGATACCGTTTTATTCTTCAAGCTCGTGATAAAGGAGCGAAAGTAATTCATATTGACCCACGCTTTACACGTACATCTGCAATGTCAACAGATTATGTACCAATGCGTTCGGGAACTGATATTACCTTCTTAGGGGCACTTATTAATTACATGATACAAAATGACAAATACTTTAAAGAGTATGTTGTTAATTACACGAATGCTCCTTTCATTGTTAGAGAAGAGTTCAAAGATACAGAAGATTTGGATGGGATTTTCTCAGGGTTTGATCCAGAAAAGAAATCTTATGACAATTCTAGTTGGGCTTATGAGCGCGAAGAACTAGTAGTTCTTGAAGGTGAACCTGCGAATTTATCAGAGCGTCTTGCTAAAGAAAAGTTACAGGGAAGACCGAAACGCGATGAAAGCCTACAACATCCAAGAAGTGTATTCCAACTTATGAAGAAGCACTATGCTAGGTATACTCCAGAAATGGTGGAAGACATCTGTGGAACGCCTAAAGAAGATTTTCTTATGGTTGCTGAGGCACTTGCTACGAATTCAAATCCAGAGCGTACTAGTTCATTTTGTTACGCAATGGGTTGGACACAGCATACGTATGGTGTTCAATGTATTCGCGCCGGGTCTATTTTACAAGGGATACTAGGTAACATGGGTCGTCCAGGTGGTGGTATATTAGCACTTCGTGGTCACGCCAATGTTCAAGGAGCTACGGACCTATCAACACTTTGGAATTCATTACCAGGTTATCTTGATATGCCAGCAAAAGCAAGAAACCATGAAACACTAGAAGATTTCCTGCGAGCACAACAAAGAGCAACTGGTTTTTGGCAAAATTACCCTAAATACTTAGTGAGTTTACTTAAAGCATGGTATGGTGATGCAGCTACTCCTGAGAATGACTTTGGGTATGATGCAATTCCAAAGACACTAGGAAACCACTCACACTATAGAATGTTTGAAGATGCATATAATGGGATCATTAAAGGTATGATCATTATGGGCCAAAACCCTGCAGTTGGTGGACAAAACGCTTCTTTCCACCGGAAGGCATTAGCTAATCTTGATTGGCTAGTTGTCAAAGATCCATTCTTGATTGAAACTGCAACATTCTGGTATGAAGCACCTGAAATCACAAATGGTACCGTGAAAATTGAAGATATTGGCACAGAGGTATTTTATATGCCTTCAAGTGTATTTGCTGAAACAGAAGGAAGCTTTACCAACACAAGTCGTATTATTCAGACAAAAGAAAAAGCTGCAGATCCGCCAGGGGACTGCCGTTCTGACATTTGGTTCACGTATGAGCTTGGTAAGAGATTAAAAGAATTATATAAAGATAGCACAGCAAAACGTGATTGGGGCATTAATAATTTAACGTGGGATTATGAGCCTGATGTAAATCCACGCTTTAAAATTCAAGAACCAAGTGAGCATAAAATCATCAAAGAAATTAATGGATTTGATGTAGCTACAGGTGCACCATTAGCAACCTTTGGTGCATTACAAGACGATGGTTCAACTGCATGTGGTTGCTGGATTTACACAGGAGTCTTACCTGAAGAAACAGTAAACCGTGGTGCTAGTCGCAAAGGCGATGATTATGTAGCTTTAGACTGGGGTTTTGCATGGCCAGCAAATCGTCGAGTTCTTTACAATCGTGCGTCTGCTAGACCAGATGGCAAACCATGGTCAGAGCGTAAGAAGTATGTATGGTGGGATGAAGCAGAAAAAAAATGGACTGGGTATGATGTTCCTGACTTTGCGGCGACAAAAGCACCAGATACACCAGCAGTTGTAGGTGGCATTGGCTTAGCGGCACATAGTGGATCTGATCCATTCTTAATGCTTCCAGATGGAGTAATCCAATTATTTGCGCCAGCTGGAGTAACAGATGGTCCGTTACCAACACACTACGAGCCACCAGATACACCTGTTGCAAGTAACTTGTTACATCCAAAGTATACTCACAGTCCAACTGCGGTAATCTTTGAAAATATCCCTAATAACAAAGTGCATGGTGCGAATAACCCGGATTATCCGTTTGTTATTACGACATATCGTGTAACAGAGCACCACTTAAGTGGCGCGATGACACGTTGGTTACCGTGGCTTGCAGAGTTAATGCCTGAACTATTCCTAGAAATTAGCCCTGAATTAGCTAAAGATTTAGGAGTGGATAATAAAGAGTTTGTTACGATTGAAACAGCTCGCGGTAAAATCGAAGCCAGAGCACTTGTTACAAAGCGTATGCGCCCATTAAAGATTGATGGAAAAATAGTGCATACAGTTGGAATGCCAATTCACTGGGGTTATTCTGGTGGTGCAACAGGATCAGTACCAAATGATCTTAGTGCTATCGTCGCTGATCCGAACGTATATATTCACTCTTCCAAAGCATTTACTTGTAATGTACGTAAAGGAAGATTACCAGGAGGGGTAGCATAA
- a CDS encoding 4Fe-4S dicluster domain-containing protein: MSQIESSKGMFIDTTLCHGCKACEVACKQWNDIPANPAPSLTGNSYDNTGGLDGQNWRHVKFIEDISDDRSDTRWLFLSDSCKHCTLAGCMSVCPTSAIIRTEFDTVYIDHDTCIGCKYCITGCPFGVIGIGDLSGTAEKCSLCYDRLQVGQEPACAQACPTDSIEFGDVTDLVAMAKQREQQLVASGNLKAKLYGDSDILGGLNVFYLLQDTPEKYGLPSNPQMPQKNMLGGYWSSVFSLFAVGLVSLLSFRSYRERKLLEENTTKSA; encoded by the coding sequence ATGAGCCAAATTGAGAGCAGTAAAGGTATGTTTATAGATACAACCCTTTGTCACGGATGTAAAGCTTGTGAAGTAGCATGTAAGCAGTGGAATGATATCCCTGCTAACCCAGCTCCTTCACTAACCGGAAATAGTTATGACAATACAGGTGGCCTTGATGGCCAAAACTGGCGCCATGTTAAATTTATCGAAGATATTTCTGACGATCGTTCTGATACTCGTTGGTTATTCCTTTCAGACTCTTGTAAACATTGTACGTTAGCAGGCTGTATGTCAGTTTGTCCAACAAGTGCGATTATTCGTACAGAATTTGATACAGTTTATATCGACCATGATACTTGCATTGGCTGTAAGTATTGTATTACAGGCTGTCCTTTTGGGGTAATTGGGATTGGAGATCTTAGTGGTACAGCAGAAAAGTGTTCGTTATGTTACGACCGCTTACAAGTAGGTCAAGAACCAGCATGTGCTCAGGCATGTCCAACTGACAGTATTGAGTTTGGTGATGTGACAGACTTAGTCGCAATGGCTAAACAAAGAGAGCAACAATTAGTAGCTAGCGGGAACTTAAAAGCTAAACTCTATGGTGATAGCGACATTTTAGGTGGATTGAACGTATTCTACTTACTTCAAGATACACCAGAAAAATATGGACTTCCTAGCAACCCACAAATGCCACAAAAAAATATGCTTGGTGGTTATTGGAGTAGTGTTTTCAGCCTATTCGCTGTTGGCCTAGTCTCACTTCTTAGCTTCCGCTCGTATCGTGAGCGTAAACTATTAGAAGAAAACACCACTAAAAGTGCATAG
- the nrfD gene encoding NrfD/PsrC family molybdoenzyme membrane anchor subunit: MYSYELMQLKSPDFPFIIIFDLFIGGIAAGAFLVTALLLAFGGKFNKAGLHRAYYVTMGLLPIYGLLLILKLDKKERFVNVMWQFRDGNIMINWDSPMSLGAWVLNVFGVFALVSVLYALKKDNLLQFSWAKKLYAIATYLHEGKLAKVYLSVGAFFAAWFSMYLGILVTTSSLPAWNATPLIPTLWIISAVITGVSVVILLLLFTNRGSQLDESIQRLDNIVKSVIVLNIAMIIVFVIALGQWSETVTRDIFGILLWGGVVVVGLLVPLLLKLKPNLLGVKNSLIFSSVLVLVGGFILRYVVMIGPMSFW, translated from the coding sequence ATGTATAGTTATGAACTAATGCAGTTAAAAAGCCCAGATTTTCCATTTATCATTATTTTTGACCTTTTCATTGGTGGTATTGCAGCAGGGGCATTCTTAGTCACTGCCCTCCTGCTTGCCTTTGGTGGTAAGTTTAATAAAGCTGGATTACATCGTGCATATTATGTAACGATGGGGTTACTTCCAATATACGGTCTATTGCTTATTTTAAAACTTGATAAAAAAGAACGTTTTGTCAATGTTATGTGGCAGTTTAGAGATGGAAATATTATGATTAATTGGGACTCGCCGATGTCATTAGGGGCTTGGGTATTAAATGTGTTTGGAGTGTTTGCCCTTGTAAGTGTATTGTATGCGCTAAAGAAGGACAATTTACTGCAATTCTCATGGGCAAAAAAGCTCTATGCAATAGCAACCTATTTACATGAAGGGAAACTTGCTAAAGTATACCTTTCAGTAGGAGCGTTCTTTGCAGCTTGGTTCTCCATGTACTTAGGAATCCTTGTGACAACATCGAGCCTGCCAGCTTGGAATGCAACACCGTTAATTCCAACACTATGGATTATCAGTGCCGTTATAACTGGAGTATCTGTAGTGATCTTGTTACTATTATTTACGAATCGTGGCTCACAGCTAGATGAGTCAATCCAACGTCTTGATAACATTGTAAAGTCAGTGATTGTTCTTAATATCGCTATGATTATCGTCTTTGTTATTGCTTTAGGTCAATGGAGTGAGACAGTAACAAGGGATATTTTTGGAATTCTTTTATGGGGCGGAGTTGTCGTTGTTGGATTATTAGTACCATTATTGTTAAAACTAAAACCAAATCTCCTTGGAGTGAAAAATTCATTAATTTTTTCAAGTGTTTTAGTTTTAGTTGGTGGCTTTATCCTTCGTTACGTTGTCATGATAGGGCCTATGTCTTTCTGGTAA
- a CDS encoding formate dehydrogenase accessory protein FdhE has protein sequence MSTVRAVKNVWSRYVDKNKDFKNVSKVHIDLVERLEKVEPLVARLELSKDEIKAKLQQGVPYLEGEENKVELKFAIQHFRELSSWTGLGDSRSVFKKMGKKSTDAEIQQLLRAWLMGDSSVIDQFAVQYNLPLDVIFVVIRYSLMPTLNQYTKEFEEAKVFNEEEWMKDYCPVCGDQHGLAEYRGSERNRHFRCLSCAADWTYWRIACPHCDNKDHDSLSTLIIKEDKASFQIDTCEACHGYVKGINKLDPSSPMFLLLDDFATFHLDLLAKEKGYHRQGSTTTVQ, from the coding sequence ATGAGTACTGTTAGAGCAGTTAAAAATGTCTGGAGTCGCTATGTTGATAAAAATAAGGATTTCAAAAACGTTTCGAAAGTTCATATTGATTTGGTAGAGCGTTTAGAGAAAGTTGAACCTTTAGTAGCCCGCTTAGAATTAAGCAAAGACGAGATCAAAGCAAAATTACAACAAGGTGTTCCATACTTAGAAGGTGAAGAAAACAAGGTTGAATTGAAATTCGCGATACAACATTTTCGGGAACTTTCAAGTTGGACTGGGCTAGGTGATTCCCGTTCAGTTTTCAAAAAAATGGGGAAGAAATCTACAGATGCTGAAATTCAACAATTACTTCGTGCTTGGCTTATGGGTGATAGCTCAGTAATTGACCAATTTGCGGTACAATACAATCTACCTTTAGATGTTATATTTGTAGTCATACGTTATAGCCTTATGCCAACGCTTAACCAATACACAAAAGAGTTCGAAGAAGCGAAGGTGTTTAATGAAGAAGAATGGATGAAGGACTACTGTCCTGTATGCGGTGACCAACATGGACTTGCAGAATATCGAGGCAGTGAAAGAAACCGTCATTTCAGGTGCTTATCATGTGCAGCAGATTGGACTTACTGGCGTATTGCTTGTCCTCACTGTGATAATAAGGATCATGATAGTTTAAGCACATTAATAATTAAAGAAGATAAGGCTTCTTTTCAAATCGACACTTGTGAAGCTTGTCATGGCTATGTAAAGGGCATTAATAAGCTAGATCCATCTAGTCCAATGTTCCTTTTACTAGATGATTTTGCTACTTTCCATTTAGACTTATTGGCTAAAGAAAAGGGTTACCATAGACAAGGTAGCACTACTACGGTCCAGTAA
- a CDS encoding sulfate/molybdate ABC transporter ATP-binding protein: protein MLKVNIDKTLGNFKLNVAFLVEKGIVGILGPSGCGKSLTLQAIAGLLKPDSGMISVGDRILFSDAEKIDIPTRDRKIGYVFQNYALFPHLNVAENIGFGLKGLAKKEKHNKISEMLEMVQLTGLETRYPNELSGGQQQRVALARTLITKPDILLLDEPFSALDQHVKKHLELELLDIIKQSFSGVVLFVTHNIEEAYRLCDYICLYERGVNIQYGKKEEVLASPISKAAAQIVGCENVLPIDTVEGTSVLVNAVQLHLNRAVATRTRYVGIHSYDIAFIPKKNGINTFQYTITSIVDGIDHATIAVSINDILLKVRVSKSLVTEICKKELILYLPPEKLILMD, encoded by the coding sequence ATGTTAAAAGTTAATATAGACAAGACACTAGGGAATTTTAAACTAAATGTTGCTTTTCTAGTAGAGAAAGGGATCGTAGGAATTTTAGGTCCTTCGGGTTGTGGTAAGAGTTTAACGTTACAAGCGATAGCCGGTCTTTTAAAACCAGACTCTGGAATGATTTCTGTCGGGGATCGAATTTTGTTTAGTGATGCAGAAAAAATTGATATCCCAACTCGTGATCGGAAAATTGGCTATGTCTTTCAAAACTATGCCCTCTTCCCGCATCTTAACGTTGCAGAAAATATCGGTTTTGGGTTAAAGGGACTTGCAAAAAAAGAAAAGCATAACAAGATTAGCGAGATGCTTGAAATGGTTCAACTAACAGGACTAGAGACCCGTTACCCCAATGAATTATCGGGTGGGCAACAGCAACGTGTTGCCTTAGCAAGAACTTTAATAACTAAGCCAGACATTCTACTATTAGATGAACCCTTCTCAGCACTTGATCAGCACGTAAAAAAGCATTTAGAATTAGAGTTATTGGATATCATTAAACAAAGCTTTTCGGGCGTTGTTCTTTTCGTCACTCATAATATTGAAGAGGCTTATCGTTTATGTGATTATATCTGCTTGTATGAACGCGGTGTTAATATACAGTACGGAAAAAAAGAAGAAGTGCTTGCATCTCCAATTAGTAAGGCAGCCGCGCAAATTGTTGGTTGTGAAAATGTCTTGCCTATCGATACAGTAGAAGGAACATCTGTCTTAGTAAATGCGGTACAGCTTCATCTAAATAGAGCTGTTGCCACTAGAACACGTTATGTAGGAATTCATAGTTACGATATTGCCTTCATCCCTAAGAAAAACGGTATAAACACGTTTCAATATACGATTACTAGTATTGTTGATGGCATTGATCACGCAACTATCGCTGTCTCTATTAATGACATTCTTTTAAAAGTTAGAGTATCAAAATCCTTGGTCACTGAAATATGTAAAAAGGAGTTAATACTCTATTTACCACCTGAAAAATTGATTTTAATGGATTAA
- the modB gene encoding molybdate ABC transporter permease subunit: MDQINLFPLFLSFRVALTATLFTILIGLPIAYFLSRSKSKFADFLDTIITLPIVLPPTVLGYYLLVLLGRQSGIGRFLETHFNIMIVFTPTGAVLAAMIVSIPFLIKSAKAAFENIDPNIVNAARVLGRTELNIFMTVIIPLAWRGIVAGITLGFARALGDFGTTLMVAGSIPNKTMTMPIAIYDALLAGNRELANILVFIMTVVSLVVLFTINRLEKRVSKRGTR; encoded by the coding sequence ATGGATCAAATTAATTTATTTCCGTTATTTTTATCTTTTAGAGTTGCTTTAACGGCAACTCTTTTCACTATTCTTATTGGTTTACCTATCGCCTATTTCTTAAGTCGTTCAAAAAGTAAATTTGCGGACTTTTTAGATACAATTATCACTTTACCAATTGTTTTACCACCAACAGTACTTGGGTATTATTTACTCGTTCTTTTAGGAAGACAAAGTGGAATTGGTAGGTTTCTTGAAACACACTTTAATATTATGATTGTCTTTACCCCAACTGGTGCAGTCCTTGCTGCAATGATTGTCTCTATTCCGTTTCTAATTAAATCTGCAAAAGCTGCTTTTGAAAATATTGATCCAAATATAGTTAATGCTGCACGAGTTTTAGGAAGAACTGAATTAAATATCTTTATGACGGTGATTATCCCCCTTGCTTGGCGAGGTATCGTCGCTGGTATTACCCTAGGATTCGCAAGAGCTTTAGGTGATTTCGGAACAACGCTAATGGTTGCTGGAAGCATCCCTAATAAAACAATGACAATGCCAATTGCCATTTATGACGCACTTCTCGCTGGTAATCGAGAATTAGCCAACATCCTTGTATTTATTATGACCGTAGTTTCTCTTGTTGTTCTGTTTACAATCAACCGCCTTGAGAAAAGAGTTTCAAAAAGGGGGACAAGGTAA
- a CDS encoding response regulator transcription factor produces the protein MGYKVLIVDDEKEMRNLLTVCLKPYGYSIDEAQSGFDALDKIMDQKYDLILLDIMMPSIDGFEVLMNVREVLDKDVPIILLTALGDTDRVVKGLQLGADDYIVKPFEPRELEARIQSVLRRVKKPSVVEETIFSVHQLLFEENKLKVSYLDQPISLTKKEYKVLVRLAKNPGRVYSREQLVQLEWDDFYEGDARTIDTHIKNVREKLKAVGFTKPIIETVWGVGYQLIEDLKDD, from the coding sequence ATGGGATACAAAGTATTAATTGTAGACGATGAGAAAGAAATGCGTAATCTCTTAACCGTTTGTTTAAAGCCTTATGGCTATTCGATTGATGAAGCGCAATCGGGTTTTGATGCACTAGATAAAATAATGGATCAAAAATATGATTTAATATTACTGGATATTATGATGCCCTCTATAGACGGCTTCGAAGTATTAATGAATGTTCGTGAAGTTCTTGATAAAGATGTTCCAATTATACTCTTAACAGCGTTAGGAGATACTGACCGAGTTGTCAAAGGGCTGCAGCTAGGGGCAGATGATTATATTGTGAAACCGTTTGAACCAAGAGAGCTTGAAGCAAGAATCCAATCAGTGTTGAGAAGGGTTAAAAAGCCTTCTGTAGTTGAAGAAACAATTTTTAGCGTACATCAACTTTTATTTGAGGAAAACAAACTAAAAGTTTCTTATTTAGATCAGCCAATCTCTCTGACGAAGAAAGAATATAAAGTTCTCGTTCGTCTAGCAAAAAATCCAGGAAGAGTATATTCGAGGGAACAACTCGTTCAACTGGAGTGGGACGATTTTTATGAAGGTGATGCAAGGACGATTGATACTCATATAAAAAACGTTCGTGAGAAACTGAAGGCGGTAGGTTTTACAAAGCCTATTATTGAGACTGTTTGGGGTGTCGGCTACCAATTGATAGAAGACTTAAAGGATGATTAA